GGCGCGGGCCAGGTGGTCGGGAGCGCGAAGAACGCGCTGCGCCGCAACCGGGCGTTCATCTGGGACGCGGCATCGGGCATGGCAGACCTCGGCACACTACCCGACGGCTCCATCAGCGCCGCGCACGGGATCAACTCCCTCGCCCAGGTGGCTGGCGAGTCCAACCTCGGGGGGGGCGCCACCTTCCACGGCTTCCTGTGGAGCGCGGGCGGCGGCATGCAGGATCTCGGCACGCTGCCCGGCGGCAGCTACAGCGTGGCCTACGCGGTCAACGACGCGGGGCAGGTCGTCGGCGAGGCCGATGCGCCGGATGCCGCGACGGGCGACCTCATCACGCGCGCATTCCTCTGGGATCCGGTGAGCGGCATGCGGGATCTGGGCACGTTGCCCGGCGGGCGCTCCTCCGTGGCGCGGTGGATCAACGCCGACGGCCAGGTCGTCGGCTGGAGCGAGACGGCCGCCGGCGGCCTGCGCGCCTTCCTCTGGGACGCGGTCTCGGGCATGCAGGACCTCGGCACGTTGCCCGGCGGCACCGAGAGCCGCGCTTACGGCGTGAACGAGGCAAGCCAGGTGGTGGGCGAAGCCGTGCTGTCCGACGGTCTCACGACCGTGGCCTTCTTGTGGGACCGGACGGGTGGCATGCAGGCTCTGGGAACGCTGCCTGGCGGCCGCCGGAGCGCAGCGTACGCGATCAACGACGCCGGACAGGTCCTGGGCCAGGCCGATACCCCGGTCGGGACCGATCGCGCCGTGCGCTGGCAGCTCAACCGGCCGCCGTCCGCGAGCAGCCAGGCCGTGACCACGCTGCAGGAGACGCCGGTTCAGATCGGGCTCACCGCCACCGATCCCGACGGTGATGCATTGACCTTCACGGTGCTCGCAGCGCCAGCCCACGGCAGCCTCGCCGGCACGCCGCCGACCGTCACCTACACGCCGGCGCCCGGATACTCGGGCAGCGACGGCTTCACCTTCGGCGTGAGCGACGGGCTCTCGACAAGCGACGTCGCCACGGTCAGCATCACGGTGAGCCCTGGCGCCCCGGCGCCGTCCCCACCGGGGCGCATGCATGGGGAGGGATACGTCGAGTCCGACGGCATGCGCCATCACTTCGAGTTCAGCGTTCGGACGGGCGCCGCGGGGGAGCCGTCAGGGCGGCTGCGCTACCGCGCCCATCCGCGCCGCCACGGCGGGACGCACGGGGTCGAGCCGGCATCCGTGGGCGCGCGGGGCAACCGCTTCGTGGTGACGGCCGTCGCCGCCGCGACATTCTCCAACGACCCCGCTTTCAGGCCGGGGCGCCGGCCGGAGCCCGCGGCGGACACGGTCGTGTTCAGCGGGATCGGCAGCTGGAACGGCGTGCCCGGTCACACGTTCGAGGCGAGGGCCACGGATGCAGGCGAGCCGGGACGCGCGCGGGATACCTTCGCGCTCACCATCACCGCCCCCGACGGCTCCGTCGTCGCCAGCCTCGGCGGCACATTGGCGGGTGGGAACATCCAGTCGAAGCGACCGAAGCGGTAGGGCGGCCTGCTACGGCGTCGAGATGGCCTGGGCGGCCTCGGCCTGGGCCTGCGCCGCCTTGGCCTTCCACATGGCGTTGGCGTGGTCGATCTTGGCCCTGGCGTCGCTGTGATGCGCCTTCGACTGCGCGACGAGCTTCTTCGCCTCATCCACGAGGGCCCGGGCCTCCGGCGAGAGCTTCATGGCCTCGGCCCGCTTGATCGCGTCCTCCGCGCCCTTGACCTGCACCGGGCAGTTCCAGGCCTCGGCCGGGCCGAGGCTTCCCGCCATCACGACGGCAACGATGCCGGCAGCTGTCGCCACACGCTTCATGCACTCCTCCTCGGCGGGGCGCCGCGGCCGGCGCGGCGTCGCGGCCTGTCGAGCCGGGAACCGGTCCAGGTCGAGCGCAGTGCTTCCCGGTCCTTCGCGTCCAGCACCGGAGACACGACATCCCCCCTGATTCGCCCGCTGGACTTCAGGGCTCCCAACCAGCGTTCCGGCGGGCGCCCGGCCGAGGGAGGCACCACTTCGGCGACCGCCTCTCCGAACCGAGTGATGAGGACCGGCTTCCGCGTCCCGCGAACGCGATCGAGGACGGCGAGACAGGTCGTCTTGAACTTCGAGATCGAGATTTCCTCCACGCGCAGGCCCCCCTGGGGTCTGTCAGAGCCTGGGCACCACGAAGTCTCGGATCTTCACCATCTCGTCACGCAGGTCTACAACATCAGCCCCGGTCGGCTTCCACATGTCGTAGCGGGCTGACCGGGAGTCATCCTTGAGTTGCCTGTACGAGTCGTGAACGTCTGTGCTGCTCTTCAAGACTGAGAGTCGCTCGAACGCCTTGTCCATGTCACCGTATCCCGAGATGTTCGTGTACCCGTACCTCGCCATCAACGCCCGCAGGTAGTGCAAGGCCGAGTAGAAGGCGGCGGTAGCAGCCCAGTCCAAGTACGGGGACTGGGCCAGGTCAAAGGTCGCGAGATACGCCTCGTTGTGCTGTGCCTGTTGAAGGTGCTGCTCCTTCGTGGGCATCCCAGGCGGAAGCCAGCACTATTCTTCCGGGCGGTACATCACCACCCGGCCTTGCAGGTCATCCGGGACCAGCGCTCCAGCCCCGCTTTGGTCGAGCGCGACGACGTTGAAGTCGAAAGTCATGTCCGGGTACTGCGCCATCAGGGCTCGCTCTCTCGCGTAGATCGCCTTGCGGACAACCTTGTCGCGGTGCCTG
The sequence above is a segment of the Candidatus Rokuibacteriota bacterium genome. Coding sequences within it:
- a CDS encoding DUF3466 family protein; the protein is MSSPKEDTAMSALSIPAVPAHSPRRRGAARVMVLLFLVLALPMAALAGPPVITDLGTLPGGIMSLAGSMNAQGQVVGAGDTTPGADLRAFLWDPAAGMQSLGTLGGDSHAHGINGAGQVVGSAKNALRRNRAFIWDAASGMADLGTLPDGSISAAHGINSLAQVAGESNLGGGATFHGFLWSAGGGMQDLGTLPGGSYSVAYAVNDAGQVVGEADAPDAATGDLITRAFLWDPVSGMRDLGTLPGGRSSVARWINADGQVVGWSETAAGGLRAFLWDAVSGMQDLGTLPGGTESRAYGVNEASQVVGEAVLSDGLTTVAFLWDRTGGMQALGTLPGGRRSAAYAINDAGQVLGQADTPVGTDRAVRWQLNRPPSASSQAVTTLQETPVQIGLTATDPDGDALTFTVLAAPAHGSLAGTPPTVTYTPAPGYSGSDGFTFGVSDGLSTSDVATVSITVSPGAPAPSPPGRMHGEGYVESDGMRHHFEFSVRTGAAGEPSGRLRYRAHPRRHGGTHGVEPASVGARGNRFVVTAVAAATFSNDPAFRPGRRPEPAADTVVFSGIGSWNGVPGHTFEARATDAGEPGRARDTFALTITAPDGSVVASLGGTLAGGNIQSKRPKR
- a CDS encoding type II toxin-antitoxin system Phd/YefM family antitoxin, with product MEEISISKFKTTCLAVLDRVRGTRKPVLITRFGEAVAEVVPPSAGRPPERWLGALKSSGRIRGDVVSPVLDAKDREALRSTWTGSRLDRPRRRAGRGAPPRRSA
- a CDS encoding HEPN domain-containing protein, producing the protein MPTKEQHLQQAQHNEAYLATFDLAQSPYLDWAATAAFYSALHYLRALMARYGYTNISGYGDMDKAFERLSVLKSSTDVHDSYRQLKDDSRSARYDMWKPTGADVVDLRDEMVKIRDFVVPRL